Proteins from one Aspergillus nidulans FGSC A4 chromosome VIII genomic window:
- a CDS encoding uncharacterized protein (transcript_id=CADANIAT00002074), protein MGFGGVVLRFFNLAIRVLQFLDSAVILGIYSYFLARLAQNDQQIPTWMKAVEGLSGAATLYALLGSLFTCCLGGVAFFAAVAILLDVCFVGAMIAIAVMTRDGTNQCSGTVSTPLGTGRDNEDSPAGVGYEYACMLEKVVFAVSIIGVFFFLISILFQFLLGRHHRREKRFGPSPANGYTYGTQRRGFWRRNKAAPEQVNGDNMLPEHPTPHDVETGPAGGAAPGEKQGWFNRFGRRNEPEHLPTAAPGYGNSAYTGNY, encoded by the exons ATGGGCTTTGGAGGCGTTGtcctccgcttcttcaacctggCCATCCGGGTCCTGCAATTCCTCGATTCTGCAGTCATACTAGGAATCTACTCCTACTTTCTAGCCAGACTCGCTCAAAATGACCAGCAAATCCCCACGTGGATGAAAGCCGTCGAGGGTCTCTCAGGAGCAGCGACCCTCTATGCCCTCTTGGGATCCCTGTTCACTTGCTGCCTGGGCGGAGTAGCATTTTTTGCGGCTGTGGCTATTCTCCTCGATGTGTGCTTTGTCGGGGCCATGATCGCCATCGCAGTGATGACGCGCGATGGTACAAACCAGTGCTCCGGGACGGTAAGCACTCCACTTGGCACTGGTCGCGACAATGAAGACTCCCCGGCTGGGGTGGGTTATGAGTACGCTTGCATGTTGGAGAAGGTCGTTTTCGCAGTTTCAATCATTGGAGT cttcttcttcctcatctccatcctcttccagtTCCTTCTCGGCCGTCACCACAGACGCGAGAAGCGCTTCGGTCCTTCGCCCGCCAACGGTTACACCTACGGCACTCAGCGTCGAGGCTTCTGGCGTCGCAACAAGGCTGCCCCCGAGCAGGTTAACGGAGACAACATGCTCCCCGAACACCCTACCCCTCACGATGTCGAGACTGGCcctgctggtggtgctgcgCCCGGCGAGAAACAGGGTTGGTTCAATCGTTTTGGTCGCCGAAATGAGCCTGAGCATCTCCCTACAGCCGCTCCGGGCTACGGTAACTCTGCATACACCGGCAACTACTAG
- a CDS encoding uncharacterized protein (transcript_id=CADANIAT00002075), which yields MSSTLEIATDNENMPLMKALQFHGPRDVRVEQIEEPVCGKGQVKLRNTYCGICGSDLHEYTSGPVLIPKGAHSITKATAPVVMGHEFGGVVEEVGEGITHLKPGQKAVVRPTIFDRKCPPCKIGYEYCCENIGFIGLSGYGGGFAEKIVAPAEHFYPIPDNVTPESMAMIEPLAVAWHAVNLSPFKEGDNVLVVGGGPLGLCILQVLKMRGANFTIIAELTETRKKSAKYFGATHILDPREVDIPDNVRGLTDGVGADVVFDTAGVEKALDGAIGACRVHGTIVNVAVWEKKPQIKVNEMMYHEVKYLGSALYDEKSFQDTIDAISKGLLKPESMITDKIKLEDVVEKGFKTLLQDRNTHCKILVDPQI from the exons ATGTCTAGCACTCTCGAAATTGCGACAGACAACGAAAACATGCCGCTCATGAAAGCGCTCCAGTTCCATGGCCCCAGGGACGTAAGGGTCGAACAGATTGAAGAGCCTGTCTGCGGAAAGGGCCAGGTGAAG CTGCGAAACACATACTGCGGGATCTGCGGCAGCGACCTCCATGAGTATACCTCCGGACCCGTCTTAATACCGAAGGGAGCACATAGCATCACCAAAGCTACCGCGCCGGTTGTCATGGGTCACGAGTTTGGTGGAGTCGTCGAGGAAGTGGGAGAAGGCATCACACACCTCAAGCCGGGACAGAAGGCGGTTGTGCGCCCGACCATATTCGACAGGAAGTGCCCCCCATGCAAAATTGGCTACGAGTATTGCTGCGAGAATATTGGCTTCATCGGACTATCTG GTTACGGCGGTGGTTTTGCCGAGAAAATAGTCGCGCCTGCAGAACACTTCTACCCCATTCCTGATAATGTTACGCCGGAATCCATGGCCATGATCGAACCACTGGCGGTCGCATGGCACGCCGTCAACTTGTCGCCATTCAAGGAGGGTGACAATGTCTTGGTCGTCGGGGGCGGTCCTCTTGGTCTATGCATCCTGCAAGTGCTGAAGATGCGAGGCGCCAACTTCACGATCATTGCTGAATTGACAGAAACCCGAAAGAAGTCTGCGAAATACTTTGGCGCCACGCATATCCTCGATCCTAGGGAAGTCGACATCCCAGACAATGTCCGCGGGTTGACCGACGGCGTCGGCGCGGATGTGGTCTTCGACACAGCGGGCGTGGAGAAGGCGCTTGACGGAGCCATTGGTGCCTGCCGCGTCCATGGTACGATCGTTAATGTCGCtgtgtgggagaagaaaccgCAGATCAAGGTCAACGAGATGATGTACCACGAGGTGAAATATCTTGGCTCGGCATTATACGATGAGAAGTCATTTCAAGACACTATCGACGCTATCTCGAAGGGCCTACTGAAACCGGAGTCCATGATTACGGATAAAATTAAACTGGAAGATGTGGTGGAGAAGGGATTCAAGACGCTGCTGCAGGACAGGAATACGCACTGCAAGATCCTTGTCGATCCACAGATATGA